In the genome of Monodelphis domestica isolate mMonDom1 chromosome 2, mMonDom1.pri, whole genome shotgun sequence, one region contains:
- the SGCA gene encoding alpha-sarcoglycan, translating to MSVRGAPAGVGAEMAAARVMVWTYLLLGLLSRLGGIVAQQMLYPFIGRVFIHTLEPASFLDLPDTDPRPNTLVTFHANLLGHPDLPRWLRYTQRSPSQPGFLYGTPTLEDRGQQIIEVIAYNRESFETTRQRLVLLVGEPEGPSLPYEAEFLVQSHDVEEVLPSPIGQHFLTALGGLWVPGELQLLNITSALDRGGRVPLPIEGRKEGVYIQVGSSRPFSTCLKVVGSPASHDRCTQGQPPLLSCYDSFVPHFRVDWCNVSLVDKSVPALPGPVPTWRSGILEHDPYFCPPTEAPDRDFLTDALITLLVPLLVALLLTLILAYIMCCRREGVLKRNLATSDIQMVHHSTIHGNTEELRQMAANRTVPRPLSTLPMFNVRTGERLPPCSDIAQVPLILDQH from the exons ATGTCAGTCAGAGGGGCCCCAGCTGGGGTTGGGGCAGAGATGGCGGCCGCTCGGGTGATGGTCTGGACTTATCTCCTTTTAG GACTCCTGTCTAGGCTTGGTGGTATTGTGGCCCAGCAGATGCTATATCCTTTCATTGGGAGAGTCTTCATTCATACTTTGGAGCCTGCTAGCTTCCTGGACCTGCCTGATACTG ATCCCAGACCCAATACTCTTGTCACCTTTCATGCCAACCTACTGGGGCATCCAGATTTACCTCGATGGCTCCGCTATACCCAGCGTAGTCCCAGCCAGCCTGGTTTTCTCTATGGGACTCCTACACTTGAAGACAGAGGCCAACAAATCATTGAG GTCATCGCCTACAACAGAGAGAGCTTTGAGACAACTAGACAGAGGCTAGTGCTGCTGGTAGGGGAGCCTGAAG GCCCCTCACTTCCATATGAAGCTGAATTCCTGGTGCAAAGCCACGATGTTGAAGAGGTGTTGCCCTCACCCATTGGTCAACACTTTTTGACTGCCCTGGGAGGACTCTGGGTGCCTGGGGAACTACAGCTACTTAACATCACTTCTGCGTTGGACCGTGGGGGTCGTGTCCCTCTTCCCATTGAAGGTCGAAAGGAGGG GGTTTATATCCAAGTGGGCTCCTCCAGACCCTTCTCCACCTGCTTGAAGGTGGTAGGGTCTCCTGCCAGCCACGACCGCTGCACCCAGGGCCAGCCGCCACTTCTGTCCTGCTATGACAGCTTCGTACCCCATTTCCGAGTCGACTGGTGCAATGTGTCCCTG GTGGATAAGTCGGTGCCTGCCCTTCCTGGTCCGGTGCCCACCTGGAGGAGTGGCATTTTGGAGCACGACCCATACTTCTGCCCTCCGACGGAGGCACCCGACCGAGACTTCCTCACGGACGCCCTGATCACCCTCCTGGTTCCCCTGCTGGTCGCCCTGCTTCTCACCCTGATTCTGGCTTACATCATGTGCTGCCGAAGGGAGGGCGT GCTGAAGAGGAATCTTGCTACCTCTGA CATCCAGATGGTTCACCACAGCACCATTCATGGCAACACAGAGGAATTGCGGCAGATGGCAGCAAACCGAACAGTGCCTCGACCTCTCTCCACTTTGCCTATGTTCAATGTGCGCACTGGTGAGCGGCTGCCCCCCTGCTCTGACATTGCCCAGGTACCCCTCATCCTGGACCAGCACTGA